The segment TCAGAGGGAGCAGGCTGTGAGCCCCCTggcctggggaggtgggaaCAGGTCAAACACCTCTGGGGAGAAGCTTGGGCAGAGCCTGTTTTCTGTGAGGGGTCAGGGCAGCTGAAATGGCCATTGGAGGTGACGCCCTGCCCTGTTTGCTGGGATTCATCAGGAGTGAGCTCACGGGAACAGTAGATCCCATACAAGGCCTTGATTAAAATCAGGAGCTCAGATTGCATTTGCTGCTTCCAAAAAGGCTTTTattgtctgatttttttgttaaagcagcagcagatttcagtaaaaaattcTCAGTAAAACCCGCCTTTGCACATTCCACACATTGGCACATGCAACTGCCAAGCATTTGGGCTAAAATTATCTGTGCTATCATTAGGAGGGAACATATGGATTAATGGAGCCTAAGTGCAgaagggagctgtgctgctgtgctgctgtgctgcaagCTCACCCcaaaggagcagctcctgtgcctccGGGTCACCTGGCACCTGCAAGAGGTGTGACCTGTTCTCTTTGGACAGGAGAGCCGTTGCTGGATGGGCACCAAAGGCACTGGACACCCAGGGCACTGAGGGaccaggcacagcagtgccccAGTGCACTGAGCATTGAGGGACCAGGCACAGTACTGCCCCAGGGCATTGAGGGaccaggcacagcactgccccagggcACTGAGGGAtcaggcacagcactgccccagggcACTGAGCATTGAGGGaccaggcacagcactgccccagggcATTGGGCACTGAGGAaccaggcacagcactgccccagggcACTGAGGAaccaggcacagcactgccccagggcATTGGGCATTGAGGGaccaggcacagcactgccccagggcATTGAGGGaccaggcacagcagtgccccAGGGCATTGGGCACTGAGGAaccaggcacagcactgccccagggcACTGAGCATTGAGGGaccaggcacagcagtgccccAGGGCATTAGGGACTGATGGAtcaggcactgccctgccccagggcgTTGGGCATTGAGGGaccaggcacagcagtgccccAGGGCACTGATGGaccaggcacagcactgccccagggcATTGGGGACTGATGGAtcaggcactgccctgccccagggcgTTGGGCATTGAGGGACCAGGCACAGCAGTGGCCCAGGGCATTGAGGAACCAGGCACAGCACTTTCCCAGGGCATTGGGCACTGAGGAACCAcgcactgccctgccccagggcatTGGGCACTGATGGACCAGGCACAGCACTGGCCCAGGGCATTGGGCACTGAGGGACCAGGCACAGCACTGGCCCAGGGCATTGGGCACTGAGGAACCAGGCACAGCACTGGCCCAGGGCATTGGGCACTGAGGAaccaggcacagcagtgcttCATGGCTGTGTGGCACAGCCATTcctgcttctgtgctgctggcttcACTCTCAGCCTAACACCCAGACTGCTGAGATAAATCCCTGTGTACAAGCACCGTGGATTACAGAGCAGCCCtacagctggcagctgggatgggTTTCTGCTGTGttccccagctctctgggacagcaggagctctggggctggagctcctgTGCATGCTCAGGTGTGCTCTCCCTCTCAGTGAGCAGGGCCTGCTCTCCCCAAGAGCTGTTTTCTGTGTAGGCCAGAACTGCTCAAATGAACTGCTCAAAGAACCACTTTAGACAAGGTTCACATGACCAGTGTTTCCAGCCTTGCCTTTTTACCACCACTGATTGCAAAGCTTTTAATTAATCATGGACTGAGATGTGGGTGTGTAGTgtcagctgtggctgcacagacTCCTGAGCTGCCATGGTGCTGAGGGCATGTTATGTGTTCCCTGAGACACAGAAACAGGGATGACTTCCAGGCTGCTACATGGAGCCTTCCAAACAGATGGGAGAGTTTCAAATTTAGTCTTTAATATAAATAAGAGTTGCATGTGCAGCTTCAGATGGGAAACTGCCTCTTATTACTGTTTGCAAAGTCAGAGGATGTCAGGCTGAACCAGCTCACTATTCCTGGTTATCTCTCTGCAGTTCAGTGCTTGGAGACACAGAGCTTGCCAACCCCAGAGCACAGAAGGAATGGCTTCCAGAGTTCAGTTTGTAAAAGTctattttcagtgtttataTTTAGTTTCCGTTTCGTTGGTGTTGCAGAGGCTGATCCTGCAAATATTTACCCCAGTCAGGTTTTGTGTGTAGAGTTCCTGGGAGTGCAGTgggagctcagcccagggagggcacaggCCTGCAGTGGGCTGAGCATGGAGAAATTCAGTTGCATCTTCTGGTTAGGggtttatatatatacatatacacatatcTATGCACACACATGTGATGATCATTTCAGGTTCTGAGAGAGAAAGGCCATTCAAAGCATCACTTACTGATCCCCACCTGAGAGAAGGCTCAGTgagacagaaagcagcagcatggTGAGTGTTCTGTTATGGCATAAATGATAGCACAGACAAGAAAGAATGAACAAATAGAGTTTTAAAAGGAGCCCTGAGATGAAATTGCCAGTCTACAATTATTGCACTGTTGGGGAGGGACAGAAACAGCCCCAGGACTGCTCTTGTCTGCACATCCTCTCTCACTTATGTTCTCTCCAACACCTTTACAGGCTGAGAATGCCAGTGACAGTAGCAGTTCCCTTCAAGCAGATCTCTCCAACCTTGTGATCTGGGCACACACTCATGGGACCATATGCAaccagatcccagccctggaattTATGCAGAACATGGGTCACATGAGCAATGAAAACGCTGTGCTGTGGATGTGCAGAATCGGACATGCCTATCACTGGCACTGTGGGAAGTCACACAACAGGGGTGAAGAAGAGACTGAGGCTgtgggaaggagaaagaggGTCCTGTCTTCTGACTCTTCGGCAAGGGAATCCAGCTTTGAGGATAAGAGGCCCAAGCTGACCCCATTGTCTTTTGAGATGGATCAAGCAGAttctgggagcacagagccatGTGGCAGATCCCAAGGGGTCGCTGAGGAGAAGGCTGGCAGTGCCTACACAAGGAATAACAAGCCCAGCGGGAATCAAAATACCATAACATCAGGAAATATCAAGAAACCCATAACATCattctctgcagcagagcagcacttctCAGTGTCTGGTAGCAGAGTCCAAACTGGTGAACAGGACGTGAAGTCCGAAAGTGATGAAGACTTACAGATCATCTCTGATGAAGAGCAGTGTGAGGCAGATGAAGACAACGAAGGAGACAGAATCAACCAGGATAATGTGTCAGAGCCatctgctcaggagctgcagttgCCCCACTGCCAGAAGATAGCATTGGACCAGCCAACAGCCTCCcaaagagctgcccctgcccccaGGGCAAAGCCACCCCTAGCCCGTGCCTACATTCTGCAGACCCCTGCCAGCGACTCAGAGGACCCAAGCAGGAGCATCCTGAGGCTGGgttcttcctctgctgcagggccCAAGGTTGAAACTTCTAGAGCAAGGAGCCTcccaggctcagcagcaccaaagGTATGTTTCAAACCccttcctgtccccagcagtgaaGCCAGGGCCCAGCTTGAATCACAGCCCTCAGTGGTATTCTTTGAGCTCCaagccactgctgctgttcagcaACATCTTCAGCTGAGCCCTCCAGAGTATGGCACACCAAGAATGGGCTCCAGTGGGGAGAGTGCTGAGAATGTGGGTGAGGACACTGATGCATCAGAATCCAGGAATACATCTTTTTCTTCAGCCTTCCAGAGTCCAGAGAGCTGTCCACCTGTAGGCTCAGAAGGAGGTAAGACAGTGTGGagttctgtgcctgcaggggtGTGGGGGTGTTCTATTAATCACTTTCCCAAAATATCCAAGAAGGGTGAGTTCACATCATTGCCAGGATCTATACTGCAACAGCTAAGTAAATCTCTTGGATTTGGGGCACTCCTGTTTCTGCTCAAGGGGACTACAAAGCTCCCTGCCTAAAGGAATTGGTACTTCTGTAGGCAGTGCCCTTCTCTGGGGTACCCAGAGGTGTTCTTGGCTGTGCCCCAGTCACAGCATTCCAACTTGAATCCTTTGGCTTTCCATTTTACCCAGTACCCCCACACAGTATGTTGGCCATACCTCAGAGAGTCCCTGTGGGAATCTGGAGCCAGAGCAAGGAACTCAGGTCTCGAGAGAAAGGAGCAAGAGGAAGTAACGCAGATAAATTGTGGCCAAAGCTCTGGCTACACCAAAGCCAGTGCCAGAacctcccagcactggcagtAGCAGTGGCAGCAGAATGTCAGTCCTGCATAGGAAATGTAGGACTTCACACATTGCTTTAGTCCTTTCAATAATAAAGGTTTTCAtctgtgctgtcctgcagcacaggggccTGGGCATGTCCTTGAGAAGGGTAGAGGTTGCTGAGGCAGCATTTGGGGTCTGCCTGGGATGTGCTACAGCACCAGTGCTGTCCTGAAAGGCTTAAGGGTTGTTCCTTGAGGAGCTGTAACAAGACAAACTGCCAcaattggggtttgggagcagaATTGTACTGTTTTCATAACTGACATCAGGTGTCATCTGAAGGGACTGGGAATTCTTCTGGAAATGTCTTGTGTGGTAGCTGTTTCTGCCAAGGTAAGTGGCTCATGGCTCAGAGGAGGTCTCAGCATTATTGATTCATGAGCTGTTCCTCTCTGCATCTGGAGCAGTCAGTACTAAACAGGCCAAACCCCAAACCGGTGGGACAGCCATCAGTCTTTCAGGAGGATAACTAACCCTGTAAAAAAGAACCTGGTGCAAATAGGGGAATCTCTAGGTGTTGGCTCATAAGCCCTTTTCCATCACCCTGTCCTCAGCCCTGGACGAGCCACAGGCGAGCAGATGGAGCTTTCCAGCAATCCAAAGAATTCATTTCTCATGCTACATCGAGCTAGGTAGATGTGGTATTGCCATGGCAACTTAGGAGAGAGCCCAACTGGAATCCTGGCAATCCTTTGAACAAAATAATGGTACACTTTTACTCACCTGTTTGTTCTCCCTCACCATCTACCCCAACCTTTGGTTCATGCTGTTATTTCGTAGTGAGAGGGAAATTTCCCTGTATGGCAGTGAGCAGGGCCAGCTGCCAAGGGaaagggagcaggaaggagcccaactttccctggagagctgggcacTGTTGGGTTATGCTGGCTTGGGGAGGACACAAATGTGACCCACAGTTCTAGGGGAAGGGGGTTGGGAGAGTCCTGTCCTCTCTGAGTGGCTTCCAGAAGGCAGGTGGACACTATCCTATATGTCCTTGTGTTTTACTGATCTTTGTGGGTTCTTGCTGTCCACAAAGCTGTGTCTTGTCTTTTAGATGTGCCaaagaagcaggagaaaaagaagaccACTGAAGACATAAAAATGTTCAAAGACTGGCTGAAGTTGCACCACCCCTCTGAGACACGCAAGATCCACACTCTGCCTCCTGCAGACCTCGACCGCTACCTGGTCTCGTTCTTCAACTCTACCAAGAAACAGAATGGCATGGATTTTTCTGCCAATTCCTTAACCTTGTTCCAGCACAACATCAACCGGTACCTCAGGTTCCACAACTACCAGTATAACACATTGAGAGGGCCAGAGTTCAAGGCCTCTCAGGAAGCCTATAAGTTAAAGCATTGGAGCCTGAGCCAAAAGGGGAAGCAGGAAGAGTGGAGTGTTGTGGAGAACCTGACAGATGTAGATGTGGAAAACCTTCATAAGAAGGGAATTCTAAGCAAGGCACATCCTCACGGCTTGCTGCACCTCATGATGACCAACCTCATTAGGGGGTTTGGGGCAAGCACCCACCACCAGCCCCACCAGCTGTACTGGGGACAGGTGGTGCTGAGGAAGACCAAGGGAGAGATGGAGTACTTGGAGTGGAAGAATGATCTAAGCCCTGGGGGAAACGAAGGGGAGCTAAACCCACGGCTCTTTGCCAAGCCTGAGGATCCAGAGAAGTGCCCAGTGGCCAGTTACAAGGAGTATGCCAGGAAGAGGCCTCTGGACATGCTGAGTGACAACCACCCTCTTTACCTGTCTCCCAAGACACTGTGCTCCATCTGGGACAATGTGTGGTACAGCAGAAAGGCACTGACAAAGGCTAAAACTGATAAAATCTTGAAAATTATTATGCAGGAAGTCGGAGGAGCCATAAGGAAGACCAAGAAATAGGCGTGTCCTTCAGCTTTGCCCCACTCCAAGGCTGCTCTGAAACAGAATCCTGTTGCAATATTTGGTGTAGGTTGAAAACAAAGATCTTTCTGCTGGGCTTCACCTTGGCACTGAAGGTACCTACAGATCTGCAGTGCTTTGGCTTTCAGCGAAGTtcctttgttgttgtttctgttaCTGGAATTGATAATTCAGTGAGTTAATGAGAATCTTCAGTTTCACATTTGCCAAACAAGTTAATGTTCTACTGCACGGTCAGTGCTGTTAGAAATGACCAGTGCTGATACAGAGAGGGCTCAGTGGTGGCTGAGCCTGGCCAGGAGCATCAGCTGTACCCACATTTTGGGGGTgacaccccaaaccaccccaccCCACACAGCTCAGCTTGGGGCACAGACCTGCGGGGAAGGATGAGCACCATGAGGAGAACGATGACACTGCCAAAACCAACCTTGCAGGAATGCTTCTGAAAAGGTTCAGGTCATTTCCCTTAGGGAAAGGTTAATAGATTGAAGAAGTTGTGGCTGTTTTGAGAAGTTACTTAAAGTGTCTGACAATGTTGAAAGGTTTTATGGTAAGTGGTTTCCCTGGAGTGCAAAACACTACGCCACAAGTGCAATGAGAgttgtgctcagctctgctcagctgccccagcagtTTTGGTTCCTGTTACAGCTCAGTCAGGTTTTTGGTTGCATTGTTGACAGAGCCAAATAAAAGAGCCTTTAATTCAgtcctgtctgtctgtgtctgagCAGCAGGTGATGCTTTCCTGGAACACTGGTGTGTTCCCTGTTGTGCTCAgtctcccctgctcccagcccagcagcacagagctttggGCCCTTTGAAGCCCTGTGAGCCATTCCCATGGTGTCAAACAAAGCCTTGGGGGTCAAGCTCTTTCCCAGAACTGGTCCCATTCAACCAGCTTAACATCAAGAAGTAATTTAAGGACGTTTGAAGAGACATAAAATCAGACAAACTCCTCAGGTGCTGGATGGTGTCTGCTGGCTCCACTTGTGACACCACAACTTAGCAGCTGTCCCAAGGGTCCTGCTGGTCCCGGGTGACCCAGCCACAGTCACACCTCTGGTCCCTGCTTCCCTCAGCCCCCAGATCACCCCGGGCTGGGATCTCCTGACTCAGTGCCTGGgcacctcccagctccctggggctcCACCAGGGgaacccccagctctgcactgggacCCCGTCAGCGCTGGTGGAGCAGGGTCCGGGACTCAGAGGGATCAGTATTGGGACCCCCAGCCAGCACTTGTGGAGGGGGTTGGTACCAGGGTCTCGGGGGATCCGTAGTGGGGTCCTGGTCAGCACGTGCAGATAGGGTCAGTACCGGGGTCCCAACGGCCCGTATTGGGGTCTCAGTGGATCCGTACCAAGACCGCGGTCACTGCTTGCAGACGGAGTCGGTACCGGGATCCCGGTGGGTCCGTACCAGGACCGTGGTCAGCCCTTGCAGACGGGGTCGGTACCGGGATCCCGGTGGGTCCGCACCAGGACCGCGGTCACTGCTTGCAGACGGGGTCGGTACCGGGATCCCGGTGGGTCCGTACCCGGACCGTGGTCAGCCCTTGCAGACGGGGTCGGTACCGGGATCCCGGTGGGTCCGTACCGGACTGTGCGGGCGCTGCCCGGGAGCCCCCTAGCGGGGGCGGGCGGACGGGCACGGACCCGAACGGGACTTTAAAGCGCACCCGGTGCCGCCCTCCCCCGGTGCCATCCCCCGGTGCCGCCATCCCCCGGTGCCGCCATCCCCCGGTGCCGCCATCCCCCGGTGCTGCCCCCGCCCCGACAGGGACTCCTCCCACCGGCCCCGGTGCTCCCCCAGCCGCAGCCCCCGGAAacttccagccccagccccgcatCCCAACCGCGGGGGCTCCTCTGAAACACTGGAGCAAAACCAGTGGAAGACCGAGAGAGAGCAACAACACTTTAATAAATTAGCAAAATAAAcagcacatatatatatatatatatttatattccaTTGCTGCATCTGCATGGATCACAGGAGTTAAACCAATGTTGATTCCCAAGTCCCACGGTAACAGTGATCCAGAGGCCTCAGTTCAGGTGCCCCCAAGGCAACACTCAGCCTTGTGGTACTTAAAAACCTAAAAccactgagaaataaaacagctttttcGTAAGCCTGAGACACAGCTCCCGAGGGGCAAAGTGAATTACTGGGTGATTTCACCTGGCTGGCTCCAGGCAGAAGTGATTAAAAAGATACTGatccaattttttccctcttaagAAATAAAAGTGTTCCTCCACCCtacagggaggaggaggaaggagcagatcTATTGCATGGGAGGATTATCAGTTTAACAATAAACCAGATTGATTTGTAGGGTTCACGTCTCTGATTGTTGCGATGGCCAAGGGTGGAACTGGTGGAGTATTTAGGTCACACATCAGCTGATTgtgagcagggccagcccccagcccgggGGTCCCTCAGTCCTCATCCCGGACGTACTCTCCAGCCTCCCAGCGCTGGGCCATGGCGCTCTTGTGGCGAAACACTCGGGTGCTTTCCACCACCTGCAGAGACCAGAACGTGCAGGATCTTTATAAAGATGAGACTTTCATAATGATCTGGtttgcagagctgcccccactgccagctcctcaaCCCCCTCTGCCTGACTCAGTGACCACCCAAGTGACCATCCTGCCCACCCCCCTGTCCACCCCACAAGCCTCCAGGAgtgaggggagctggggtgggaggTGTCAGGGCAGTTCGAGCAGAGTCCCCGTGTTCATGAAGGGCTTTACCTCTGTGTTGACCTTGTCAACCGGTTCAATGCCTGCGTACTgttgaaagaggaaaacatgaTTAGATAatggcagcctggcaggggaGGCGGCCAGATCTGGCtcccagcaggggcaggagagTCAAGGGAAGGCAGCACATACAGCCAAGCCCTGCCTGGGGTTGGGGGAACAGTCCAGGCCAGGATCCCCCACaggaggaagctgctgctcctctctagTCCCACCCAGTACTGGCAACTCTGAACAGCAGGCGCTGCCTGGGGGGCTCTCATGGCCCCTTGATGGTCCCACCAAGCTGAGCAGCTGGatctccagctccaggtgggagTCTGGAacagccacctccagccccagagccaccagTCTTCCCCTGGGCTCAAGCCCCACAACCACTTGGCGCAAGCAGGGTGCGCATGTTCACCTTTCCATCCTCCTTCACCCTCCTCCTCCGCTCCTCGAAGGGGCTGGAACGTGACGAGTCAGGGGTGAGGGTctctgcactgccctgggaggAACTGGTCACTCTCAGCGGGGTGAAGGATGAGATCAGCCCCAGGACCCCCGTCTGGTGTGAGGCAGGAGAAGAGGCAGGAGACCCGGACACAGAGTAGTTGCCACTGGCACCTGAGGCAGCTTTGAGAGAAAGAGCATTTGGGAGGTGAGGGACCTCAGTTCCACTCCCAGTTGGTGGAGACCCACGGGAGTATCAGGCCTCTGCTCCAAACCTGCCTCTGTGGCAGGTCCAGCAGGTTTGGTCATAGCCAGGACCCCATGCCTGGGCCCCAGCCAGGGACTGCAGGAACAAGGGGTTAAATGCATTAGCTGGGCCATTCCGGGCCCTTCCAGCCCTGTTTGCTGCTGTAATGTGACACAAACTCGAGacctgagcagctctggaatCCTGCAGATCCTTCCCCTCCTTAGCAGCAGTTCTGCTGACTCCAGCGTGCTGCTATCAAGTTCTCCCAGGACACCTTGCTACCAGCACACAGGAGTCCTTACAGGCACCCGCTGAATCACTTCCCTGccattctgtccctctgccccctTACCAGAGCTGTGCCGAGAGCGGGAGCCCTCCTGGTGAACACCATCGCTGTAGGCGCTCAtcagccgccgccgctgctgctggagctcctcttccctctgcaaGTCACTCCGGATCTCCTCCTCGATCATCGCCGATGTCTGGGGCTTCCATGTCCGCAGCCGGTACTGCTCCTCCCGGCCGTCCTCCCTCCGCAGCGGGCTCTGCGTCCCCATGTCCTCCACGAAGGACACCTTGGGCTTCCAGAAGGAGAGGGACAAATATTCTCTGGGCAGGACAGCAGTGTTGGTGGGGCTCTGGGTGGAGCTGGGAAGCTTTCCTCCCCAGGAATCCTCGCTCCCCCATTTGCTGGCGCTGGCGGAAGCGTGCTGGGACACCAAGGGCTGCTCCCGGCTCCTATCGCTGGCGGCAAAGCGCggctgggacagctggaagTGGGCGATGCTCACTGAGTAGCTGGGAAGGCTTCTCGAAGCCCTGGTGtcttctgcagggctgggacttgagggctgctctgctgcaaacTCTTTaacccagctcctcctctcctctgcccGTTTCAGGGGAGGGGGCTTCTGTGGGGGTGCTTCCTCCTGCTCGAACACCCTCCTGcgctcctccagctcctgctgcgtCCCCTTGTCATACGCCCCCAGCAGCCTCCCCTGCCTTTTCAGATCCTCCTCACGCTTCGTTTCCTGTTCAATTTCCCTCTGGACGTAAAGGGAAGCGCGGCCTCTgtccttccctttcctgcctGGGCCAGGAGATGTGTGAATGTTGAGGACAGGCTTGGTCTGGATCTCCACCAGCTCGCTGCTGGAGGTCAGCCGCTGGATTCCCCTTTCCTTCCAGAGGTTCTCCTCCCTTTCCATCGCCATGCGGATCTCCCGCTCGATGGGTGTCTCGTTGCTGACCTTTGTCTCCTTGCTGCCACTGAAGGTCTCGTTGGAGGTGCTTCCATCGCTGGCATAGCCCGCGGTGGCTTCGTTATACATCTCACCCAAGCCAGAGTCCAGGTCTTCTCTGGACCATGTTTTGGTCAGGACAGATATCTTCCCAACGGGATGAGACCTTTCTGTGTGAGCCTTTCCAGGAGCAtaaacctcctcctcctcaggtgTCTTGTGTGAGGACACACCATAAACCTGGTAAACGCTCTTGTCTGTCCTGCTCTGGCCTGAtgcaccagcactgctgtggccTCTTGTAGCCTTCGTGGCTATCTCAGGGCTGTACCACTCTTCCCTGGAGACTTTTGTCACTGACTctggccttggggacatggcctgctgccctgggctgaaAAATGAGCCCGGGTTGGTCTTCTCCAGCATCAGGAACTGCTGCCGAGCCGCAGAGAAGTTGATCTGCTCTGTGTCAATATTCTCCGGGTCAACAGGTgttgcagccctgcctggggatggTTTGTCAAAGCAGATAGCAAAGCTGGTGGGGACACTGCCTGTGTGCCTGCCTTCACCTTGGCTGCTCACACCAGTGCTGATGGAGCTCAGCTCATCCACAGAGCTCCACCTCTCCGCAATGGTGGAGCTCTTCTTCATCACCTGGCTCCGGATGATCTCTTTCCTCTCATCTTCGAGCTCCCTGGCTTTCTCAGGTGAGATGTTGGGTGGAGGGACCCTGTACAGGtcttcctcctcatcatcatAGAGCTTCGAGGGTTTCCTCTCGCCCTTGTAAGCTCGGAGGTCATACAGGCTTCCCGATCTCACCACCTCTAGTTTGGACTCCCTGTCCGGGGACGGGGTCCAGACATCTCTTCCACCCTCCAGGAAATAGGAGGGTGACTGGGACCTCCTCTTCCAGTTGTAGCCATTTTCCaccctctgggtgctgtgctgagTGGAGCCAAACACATCATCGTCACTGTTGGCCCTCAGGTCTGCCAGAGAGTCGTGCCTGTGCGAGGTCTGTGGGAGCTGGAACACAAGGTGCCTGGTGACTCTGTCCATCTCCTAGGAAGAGTCACCCCTGTGCCAAGCTTATCGCAGACAGGAGCCACTGCTCAGCTTCGAGGTCACCCTCAGAGTCCCAGTTCAGCAGAGGCCAAGGGTCTGGACCTGGATGGCCCTGCAAGCAGGAGGGGAGAACTGCCATTAGAAAGGAGCAGAGGTTGAGAtgcagcccctctcccagcctgcaATCGCTGTCCTCAGTGTCTGACAGAAATAGTCACACCAGCCTGCACTGcgtggggcaggagcagccagagcacagagcaccaTTCCCAGTGGGAACTGCCACAGAGCCCAGAAATCCGCCCCACCTCTgttccccagcctggctgggttCTGAGGGAGCACAGCCAAACCTGCCCCAGGCagtcagtgctgcctgcagcgCCAAAGGCAGCAAGCTCCTGGTGACAGCACATCCAGCTGGGtacagctctgggcacagacAGCCCAGTCCTCTCCAcgtgcacagggcagggagggatctCCAGTCCCGGGTAGCAGTGGCAGGGAGAGGCGGTGCCAGCACCTGGGTCACCCCTGCCTGGAATATCTTCTTGTGCCATTTACGGAAAGGGGCCTCCAAATAGCCCAGCTCTAGAAACCGTGGGGTCATAAAAATGGTTTCATGGCTCATAAAACGAGGGGACTTTAACCCCCCCTGGCACACAGGGCAGGAGAGAATGGCCCCAAGCTCGGGGTCAATCCTCCAGTGCtagctggggcagagctggctggaacAGCAGGTGCCAGACAGGGAGGGGCAGCACAGGTGGGTCCCCCATGAGACAGCAGCTGCCACCCCATCGCAGATGCCATCCCTGGCTCCAGAACTGGTGACACACCTGTCACCTGCACGCAAGCTGGGTGTGCTTGGAGCCAGCACCACGTCCTATGCCACTATGTGCCGAGGTTTAGCCATGGCTTTGCCATCACCTGTcactgctcctggctgggctccTG is part of the Catharus ustulatus isolate bCatUst1 chromosome 29, bCatUst1.pri.v2, whole genome shotgun sequence genome and harbors:
- the LOC117008342 gene encoding mitotic interactor and substrate of PLK1; translated protein: MDRVTRHLVFQLPQTSHRHDSLADLRANSDDDVFGSTQHSTQRVENGYNWKRRSQSPSYFLEGGRDVWTPSPDRESKLEVVRSGSLYDLRAYKGERKPSKLYDDEEEDLYRVPPPNISPEKARELEDERKEIIRSQVMKKSSTIAERWSSVDELSSISTGVSSQGEGRHTGSVPTSFAICFDKPSPGRAATPVDPENIDTEQINFSAARQQFLMLEKTNPGSFFSPGQQAMSPRPESVTKVSREEWYSPEIATKATRGHSSAGASGQSRTDKSVYQVYGVSSHKTPEEEEVYAPGKAHTERSHPVGKISVLTKTWSREDLDSGLGEMYNEATAGYASDGSTSNETFSGSKETKVSNETPIEREIRMAMEREENLWKERGIQRLTSSSELVEIQTKPVLNIHTSPGPGRKGKDRGRASLYVQREIEQETKREEDLKRQGRLLGAYDKGTQQELEERRRVFEQEEAPPQKPPPLKRAEERRSWVKEFAAEQPSSPSPAEDTRASRSLPSYSVSIAHFQLSQPRFAASDRSREQPLVSQHASASASKWGSEDSWGGKLPSSTQSPTNTAVLPREYLSLSFWKPKVSFVEDMGTQSPLRREDGREEQYRLRTWKPQTSAMIEEEIRSDLQREEELQQQRRRLMSAYSDGVHQEGSRSRHSSAASGASGNYSVSGSPASSPASHQTGVLGLISSFTPLRVTSSSQGSAETLTPDSSRSSPFEERRRRVKEDGKYAGIEPVDKVNTEVVESTRVFRHKSAMAQRWEAGEYVRDED
- the LOC117008252 gene encoding uncharacterized protein KIAA1958 homolog, coding for MALGAILGERLPEGEREGERSCEAALCPGGDPVLEQCSALWEAACLTLEQAENASDSSSSLQADLSNLVIWAHTHGTICNQIPALEFMQNMGHMSNENAVLWMCRIGHAYHWHCGKSHNRGEEETEAVGRRKRVLSSDSSARESSFEDKRPKLTPLSFEMDQADSGSTEPCGRSQGVAEEKAGSAYTRNNKPSGNQNTITSGNIKKPITSFSAAEQHFSVSGSRVQTGEQDVKSESDEDLQIISDEEQCEADEDNEGDRINQDNVSEPSAQELQLPHCQKIALDQPTASQRAAPAPRAKPPLARAYILQTPASDSEDPSRSILRLGSSSAAGPKVETSRARSLPGSAAPKVCFKPLPVPSSEARAQLESQPSVVFFELQATAAVQQHLQLSPPEYGTPRMGSSGESAENVGEDTDASESRNTSFSSAFQSPESCPPVGSEGDVPKKQEKKKTTEDIKMFKDWLKLHHPSETRKIHTLPPADLDRYLVSFFNSTKKQNGMDFSANSLTLFQHNINRYLRFHNYQYNTLRGPEFKASQEAYKLKHWSLSQKGKQEEWSVVENLTDVDVENLHKKGILSKAHPHGLLHLMMTNLIRGFGASTHHQPHQLYWGQVVLRKTKGEMEYLEWKNDLSPGGNEGELNPRLFAKPEDPEKCPVASYKEYARKRPLDMLSDNHPLYLSPKTLCSIWDNVWYSRKALTKAKTDKILKIIMQEVGGAIRKTKK